TGATAAAGATGTCACATTAAATGGTAGTCTGACAATATCTAATTGATCTAATAATGATGCTTGTGCAACAGCATAACCAATTCGCTGTGAAGCTAATCCATATGCTTTAGATAAAGTTCTTAGAACAACTACTTGTTCGTACTTAGATAACAATTCTAAACTATTTGGCATATCTTCAGCATCAGCAAATTCAATGTATGCTTCATCTATTAATATAATGACGTCATCTGGCACTTTCTTAATAAAATCTTCTATTACATCTTGTGCTAAGTATGTACCTGTAGGATTGTTTGGGTTACAAATCCATATCAGTTTCGTCTTGTCAGTGATTTGATCATACATAGCATCTAAATCAAAGTATCCATCTTTTAGTGGCGTTGTTTTAACGACTGCACTTTCAATAATGGCATGATGCTTGTATTGTCCAAATGTCATATCACTCGTAATAATTTCATCCCCCGCTTCTAATACAGTTCGTGAAATCAACATAATCACTTCATCTAATCCTGAACCAAACAAGATTTGATCTTTATCTACATTTAAAAGTTCACTAAGCGTTTGTTTCACTTCAAATTGTTTCACTTCTGGATAATAGAATAATTCGTCCAAATTATTTTTTATGGCTTCTTTTACTTTTGGTGAAGGTCCATATAAGTTTTCATTAGAAGCAAGCTTGACCATCTCTCCGTCAATGCCATACTTTTCTTTCAATTGTCTTGGTGATAAACCTGGTTGGTATGCCTGTAATTCTGTTAATTGTTGCTTCATATTCGACGACCTCCATATTAAAATATAAAAACGGTAAATTCACATTTACCGTTTTTGTAATTTATTAGTATTATAGACCTAATCATTTTCAGAAATCAATGATATTTAATTAATCAATTTCTTCTTCTCTAAGTATTCTTTCGCTACTTGATATGCATCTTCGTCTTTAATGGTAACTTTATAATTCATTTCTTGCATCTCTTCATCAGTAATTTGACCTTTAAGTTTGTTCATTGCTTTCACAACTTCTGGATGTTCTTTAATTGTTTCTTTTTTCATTAAAGGTGCACCTTGATATGGTGGGAACAATTTTTTATCGTCTTCCAATACGACCATGTCATATGCTTTCAATTCTGCATCTGTGGAATAAGCATCAATTAAATCAATATCATTATTTTTTAATGCTTGATATCTGAGTTTTGGTTCCATAGTTTTTACATCTTTAAATTTAAGATTGTATTTACTTTGAATTCCTTTATAACCATCTTCACGATCATTAAATTCTAAAGTGAAACCTGGTCTAATATCTCCTTCAACTTTCTTCAAATCAGAGATTGTTTTAAGATTGTGCTTTTTCGCGTAATCTTTCTTTACAGCTAAAGCATACGTATTATTATATTTCATTGGGTCTAACAACTGCATTTTATACTTCTTATCTAAACTTTGGTTTGCTTGATTATAGACATCTTTTTCAGTCGTCGATTTCGGTGTTTCTTTAGTGATTTCACCTAGGACTGTTCCAGTAAACTCTAAGTATCCGTCAATCTCATCTGACTTCAAGGCGTTAAAGAGGAATGATGTTTTACCCATACCTGCCTTAACTTCGACACTATTATCAGTCT
The Mammaliicoccus sp. Dog046 genome window above contains:
- the hisC gene encoding histidinol-phosphate transaminase, with product MKQQLTELQAYQPGLSPRQLKEKYGIDGEMVKLASNENLYGPSPKVKEAIKNNLDELFYYPEVKQFEVKQTLSELLNVDKDQILFGSGLDEVIMLISRTVLEAGDEIITSDMTFGQYKHHAIIESAVVKTTPLKDGYFDLDAMYDQITDKTKLIWICNPNNPTGTYLAQDVIEDFIKKVPDDVIILIDEAYIEFADAEDMPNSLELLSKYEQVVVLRTLSKAYGLASQRIGYAVAQASLLDQLDIVRLPFNVTSLSAVAADAAIKDQDYLNDMTQKNRVEIEKFLNASFKEHLYDSQTNFVFVNTDEPQVLYDYLIKEGFITRPFPNGVRITMGFSEHNDQMIKVLEAFFESYGS